From the genome of Lotus japonicus ecotype B-129 chromosome 6, LjGifu_v1.2, one region includes:
- the LOC130724278 gene encoding uncharacterized protein LOC130724278 isoform X1, with product MTKKCVFEKMVLQKNRGSVYSDDQKAKTNRFLITINILGSAGPIRFVVNEEKLVSGVIDTALKSYAREGRLPVLGFDASNFLLYRANAGFDAKGLSFWWNFFDSFESIGTHRILWGEEFCAVQKTGVPPIEDRTTIRVVVSKEQWWMESMVKQIIWFEDLIPLRHLFHVKVF from the exons ATGACGAAGAAATGTGTTTTTGAGAAGATGGTACTGCAGAAGAACAGGGGAAGCGTTTACAGTGACGATCAGAAAGCGAAGACCAACAGGTTCTTGATCACCATCAACATCCTAGGCAGTGCAGGGCCCATAAGGTTCGTGGTGAATGAGGAAAAGCTTGTTTCTGGAGTTATTGACACTGCTCTGAAATCCTATGCCCGTGAAGGGAGGCTTCCTGTTCTGGGGTTTGATGCCAGCAATTTCCTTCTTTACCGTGCCAATGCTGGATTTGATG CTAAAGGTTTATCCTTTTGGTGGAACTTCTTTGATAGCTTTGAATCCATTGGAACCCATCGGATCTTATGGGGAGAGGAATTTTGTGCTGTGCAAAAAACCGGTGTACCACCCATCGAAGACAGAACCACAATCAGAGTTGTTGTCTCAAAAGAGCAGTGGTGGATGGAAAGCATGGTTAAACAAATCATTTGGTTTGAAGATCTTATCCCATTAAGACATTTGTTTCATGTCAAAGTGTTCTGA
- the LOC130724278 gene encoding uncharacterized protein At4g22758-like isoform X2, with the protein MTKKCVFEKMVLQKNRGSVYSDDQKAKTNRFLITINILGSAGPIRFVVNEEKLVSGVIDTALKSYAREGRLPVLGFDASNFLLYRANAGFDALNPLEPIGSYGERNFVLCKKPVYHPSKTEPQSELLSQKSSGGWKAWLNKSFGLKILSH; encoded by the exons ATGACGAAGAAATGTGTTTTTGAGAAGATGGTACTGCAGAAGAACAGGGGAAGCGTTTACAGTGACGATCAGAAAGCGAAGACCAACAGGTTCTTGATCACCATCAACATCCTAGGCAGTGCAGGGCCCATAAGGTTCGTGGTGAATGAGGAAAAGCTTGTTTCTGGAGTTATTGACACTGCTCTGAAATCCTATGCCCGTGAAGGGAGGCTTCCTGTTCTGGGGTTTGATGCCAGCAATTTCCTTCTTTACCGTGCCAATGCTGGATTTGATG CTTTGAATCCATTGGAACCCATCGGATCTTATGGGGAGAGGAATTTTGTGCTGTGCAAAAAACCGGTGTACCACCCATCGAAGACAGAACCACAATCAGAGTTGTTGTCTCAAAAGAGCAGTGGTGGATGGAAAGCATGGTTAAACAAATCATTTGGTTTGAAGATCTTATCCCATTAA